TTCATGGTGGTTAGTTGTCTTTACACTGAGGCCAACAAAGTGTGAGCTGGATATGAGCTCTTTTCTTTCTCTGATGTGGTGTGAAATGTAATTACTGGTGGGAGGGCTGCTGATATTTTGTGGATGACAAATGACATTGTAGTTCAGTTTGGAACCAAATTGCAGTTTTGGGAGTATGTTTTTCTTGTGCAGCAATGGCATCGTTTGTTGAAGGCGGAGCTCAGTGCAGAGTTGCAGACACTGCCGGCTGATACCGGCGTTCTCTGACATGAAGTGCAGAGCCCCCGGCCAGCTGACCACAGAACAAAGGGTGACCATGATGAACTTAGAGCTTGCGGAGTGATGGAGCTGTGTGTGCAGGCTGTGGACTGGACAAGACATTCACGTCCGGCCGGAGATGAGGTGCTTGCTGCTCAAGAGTTGAACCATCTTTTGGATCGATCAGGGAAAGCCTTCCTAGTCATGTCTTCTTCCATGTGTACTCCTATGTGACAGACAGCCAGCATGCAAAGATTTCTGCATGCGTGTGCTCTATTTTTCTGGATTTAAGCAGAGGAAGCAGCGTAATTGGAGTACGGGATCTGTTCTTTCTGTTTGATCTATCCTGCCGCTTGGAAATCGCGTGCTGTATATCATATGTGGATGGGAGAGATGGCAGTGAATTGAAGAGTTAGACTGCGAGTATACGCAGCTAGCGTCAATGTATTTACGATTGGATTTGGAAGGAGTATACTACATTTGGCTTACAACAGCCACCACGCTAGTAGAGTTGACGACGCGAATAcaagaggcggcggcagcaataGCACTGGcgtccaccgccgacgccggccaGGACTGACTCCAGAAGGTAATCGCCCCCCTTGCGTCTCGCAGTTTCACACTTTCACTCGGTTCTATGCACATTTTGGGCTTGCTAGTAGCTATTGAGTGACGAACACAAAATTTAGGGTGGAGTTTGGTGctgtgattggttaattagttCGGTGCTTTGCGTGGTACCCATTTCGAACATCAGGAAGTTGAGCATAATTCCAAGGAGGAGGTGTCCATGGCGTACTTCTCTCGGCTCCCTGCTGGTTGTCCATGCAGGGGGCAGCTGCTCACCATGGACCACCGGCTGGAGGAGAACGCTAGCGGTGGGGAGGTCGCTCCGGAGTTTGGTAGTGAATGgccagattaaaaaaaaaaagggcaactttttttttatgcataatgTATTGTTGTTGATGCTTTGTTTTAGGTTGGCCCTCTTGGGTGCTGGCCAGGTGGCCTGTGCCTATCAAGATCCATTGGCTGTAGGGGGGCGATTTCACATGTCGACCAAGTTAAGGTGGGCAGGAATTACAAAGTGCATGCAGTTTTATAGATTCTTTTTCTAATATGTTGTACTGAAGGCTGGACTTTTTAAAGTTTTGAACTTCACTATTCGGTAAATGGAGCTCTCAAACATTGGAGGAAGGCTGATCATCGATCAGATGGTACATGGGATGCGCTTCCCTCTGGGCCGCTCTGGCTATGTAGCAGCGGCAAAGGCATGCCGGTTGCCGAGATTTACCTGCAGAATTGGCTGCAAAGCTTATGGTACTTGGCATAATTGACTCAATTACAATTTTTGGCATCTAGTTTTGCTTTTACTTTTACTTATGCAGCAAGCTCTAAAAAGAAACTGGGCTGAAAGATGACACCACTTGTGTGGTGGTTGATATCATCCTATCCGATTATTGCTTGACATCGCGGCAGTTGTCCCAATAGAGAAACCAGTGCAAGTTCAAGTGATCAAGTTTCTTCGTTCTTGTAGAAGGTGACACTGTTCAATTGGAAAGCCTGCCTCTTTCGGCTCTGTGGAGAAATTATTTGAAGGATCTGGGATATGCTGCAAGAAAAGGTATGCTCTAGTTACTGTCGCTATGATCGATCATGTACTTGCTGAGTTAATTGCTTCCTCACAGTTCAGCGAGTTTTCTGATTTGTTAAGCTTTTTAAAAccaatggtttttttttaactggaCGGACATCAATCAGCCTATTTCCTGGATAATCCCATATGTTTAGTACTTCAAGGTAAGATTACTTTGTTTTGAGATGTGCTTATAGCGCAGTAGCAGGGGTTGCTGGCATGCAAACCGTTGGCTCGGGTTCAATTCTCGTGGAGCACGCTCACGAGAAATATTTACTTATTTCTTCTTAAAACTATTGACATCAAGCCCTTACTTGGTGTCCAACTTTTTAAGATTGCTTTGTTTTCTTGATCATTTGGAGGCCTGTTTTATCAAGTTTCTATTATCACTTTTGGCCATTACACGCACACGTATGAGAAATTGAGAACCCATGAAACTTTTAACTCCTACCACTACCACAGAACGGGGTAACACTGCTAGCCTATTACTGTCTGTTCGGCGTGAACCGATGGTGATCCAACACTATTGGTTATATACTTCTTGCATCCAATCCTACCCAAAAGTCATAGAACCGATAATACTTAGTATCACTGCCGGTTCGTGTCATGAACAAGCACTATCCTGTCCATTGAGTATTGAACCGACAatggccttgtttggatcctcgtggctattaaatagccctctataattttgctatttagaattattaaacgtagattaccgacaaaatcgattccataacccctaggctattttgcgagacgaatctaatgatgtatattaatccataattagcggttgattactgtagcatcaccgtagcaaatcatggattaatatacctcgttacattcgtctcgcaaaatagtctaggggttatggaatgggttttatcagtaatctacgtttaatactcttaaatagcaagattctggatggctatttaatagccctccagatccaaacagggccaatGATACTcgaattgcattttttttaaaaaaaataactttttcaTACGAAGTCGGATGAAGATAATCTTTATATCGTAGAGCTTTACGATATGTACCGATTTATCAtcgataatatttttttttgagattgtTTACATGTCTAAATACTAGCATATTGCCCGTGCATTACAATAGGATTTTAATTAAAGAAAATTATTATTAACTCATTAtatcatcatttttttataCACCATCtcttaattttttcatatatatactctattTGTTACTAACATGTTTATTCTCTTTGCTCCACATTGTGATTTTTTCCTTTCCATAGAAAGTAGGGAATTGTTGGTTGGGTGGTTGATATATGGACCCTTTGGCACACGTTCTTTTTCATTTCCAAGGGAGACTGGGAGTGTTAGCAGATTCACCACTAGCACCATCACTACTATATTTTATAGGAGTATAGATATGTTAGAAGTTCTCAAATCTATTTAGATATTTAAAATTTGTGGTCTCATGATGTTTGATATAACATCTTGGATGGTGATAAGCTCTATATCAAAATCGTATATCTGAACGTGATGTATGATTTTGTAGTTGATAACATTTTCATTAGAGATTATTTACATGTCTGAATGTGTTACAAAATTTAATAGCGATAAATCACAACCCTAGCCCTCCTCTCATCtccacccccaccgccgccataCATCATATCACAAACCATCCTAGCAGCGCCTCCTGTCTCCTCTACCAGCGACGCGTTGAACGTTTTTACAGCAGCGACAACACCAGTAGAATGGACGACATGAATACAAGAAGAGTAGTCCACAATAGGACAAGACAACGACGATGGGCACTGCTCGGAATCCTCTGCGGCATGGCGCACTCGTGCCCGTTGAACAACACCCTCGTCGGGaacccgtcgccgccgaccacgtcgatgccgccgccgctcctctttTTGGTGAACAGCAGCACCGACTGCTGCTTCCCGGCCACGGGGTAGTCGACGCCGCTCATGTTGCTCTCCCTCTTGAGGTACTGGAACCCTTCCCTCCCCTTCATCAAGATCATGGTGGTGCCGTTCCCCATCGCCGTGGCGTTGAACGTGAACGCCTGCTCGAACCCGTCGTACGCCTGCTTCTCCATCGCCACCGCCAAGAACCACTCCGCCACGTCCGCGCCCTCCCAGTTGAACAGCGTCGCCCGCGCGCTCCACCCGCCGGCGTAGTCCGTCGCCACGTGCCAGTTGATGCTCACGCCGCAGCTGTCGCCGCAGGGCATCGGCCTCGGCACCCCCAGCCGCTTCTCGCCGGCCCACCacaccgcctccctcccccgccTCTCGAACGGCATCAGCAGCGCGTACGGCGGCAGGAGCATCGACGGCGCCGTCGTGCTGCAGGCCGCCGCGGGGCTCGCCGGGCAGCCGCACGCGCAGGTTCTGCAAGGGATCACCGACTCGTTGTAGAACGCGGAGAAGGTCACGCAGCAGCTGGGCGGcttggacggcggcgccgccgtcatgTTGCACACCACCTGCCATGTCGCCAGCGCCAGCGTCGTCGACGCGAGCCCGCTCGGGTCAGGGAGCTCCGTTGGGGTCACCCGCACCGGCTGCCCGCACGCGTACTCCGGATTCAGCGGCGACGCGCCGGACACCCTGAAGTTGGCCGGAGCGTACAGCTTGGTCCGGTTGAGGTCAGGCGGCATCTTGTACACCTCCATCTGGAACGCCGACTTGGACTGCGCCGCGTCCACGGACTTGGGCAGCATGGTGCCGTTCCGGCAGCAGTGGTCGATCCCTCCGATGTCCTCGTCgccgcggcgcgacggcggcaggTCAAGAACGGCCGGCTTGCGGTCGCAGTTGAGCACCTTGGAGAAGTCGAGGCCCTTGTAGAAGGCTCCCTGCGCGCCGTAGACGCAGTCGGTGGCGCCGACCTGGCGCGGGTAGGCTCCTCGCATGGAGCTGATGAACTCGCCGCGGAGCCACTCCCACGACAGCTCCCAGCCGTCGAGGCGGCCCAGCAGCGCGTCGTTCTCCAGGGTCACCTGCGCCAGGTACGTGGTCTCGTGCGCCTGGAGCACGTCGTAGGTGATCACCAGGTCGCCCGCGCCGCGCGGGAGGTACGACGTCGCCCTGCCCGCGTCCAAGTCGCCGGCGCTCGCGTTCGCCGCGGCCTCCGGCGTGAGGATGCAGCAGGTTGAGAGGGTCGACGTGGAGACGTTGATGGCCGGCGGGCAGGTGTAGGACGGGTCGGCGAGCGAGAGCGCGGAAGGGAGCGGGACGTACGGCGGTGGCCCCGCGAACAGCGTGCCGACCAGGTTGAGCGTGGCCTGTATCTTGGtgaggtcgccggcggtggcgatcGGGGTGAGGAGGTCCGTCTGCGGGTAGCCGGAGAAGGAGGTGGCGTTGTCTGCCGTGGTGTTGTAGGGCAGGTCGGCGCCGGAGGTGAGCACGGCGCCATCGAGTTGGACGAGGATTTCGCGGTGGTGGAAGGTGAGGCGCAGCGTCCAGGAGCGGAGAGCGCGGGTGCCGGAGTTgaggacggtggcggtggcgcggaaGGAGTAGGGCTGGGCGTCGGCTTCGGGTGCGGCGACGAATGGCCTGATCTTGTCACGGCGATCGAGGTTGTAGGTGAGGAGTATACCGTTGCAGtccatctccggcggcggcggcggcgggggcgtggTAGGCTGTGCCTGCGCGGCGGCGACAAGAAAGACAGCAGCAGCAAACAAGACGGCATAGCGCGCCAAAGGATTATTGGCGATGATGAACACGGCCATGTCCGAATTGAATTGGTACTCTCGATGAATCGATGTGCTGCTTCAATTTTCGTTGTTTCTTTACTTTGTGGTGATTGGATAACTAGAGAGATTTagtagaggggaggagaagaagctGCAGAGTGAGGCAGAGGAGTTGACGAGAGAAATTGACTGACCGACTCCATCGTTGTAAGCTACTGTTTGGAAGATTGCAACAAGAGCAAGAACGAGTCAGCGCAGTGCAGTCCGCATGACATACGGACGGATCGTAATTTTCAAGGATGAAAGTGTAATCAGAGTGTGACTTATGGACGCGGTTTATGCTGTGCTCCCTGCCGTTGACACCACCGTCATGCTctgttttcctttcctttcctttcctttctcaCCTCCGGGCCCCGCCTTATTGACGTCATCCAGCCCGAATGGGTCTAATgggttgaatttgaatttgatagGCCGTGTCACCTGAAATCGTCCGGACAAAAAAGGTTATCATAAGGAATAAGTTTAATTTACCAACAAATCCGATTTTTATCCTTCAATCAAAAACCAGATCCagcgggtccctcaactatcaaaaccggtgcagatgagGTTCCTCGACGGTTTAGATGGTGGTCTTGACTGACGCGACgcttacgtggctaatttgactcggtcttcatctaatgagacgcttacgtggcaatttgatctgCAAGAATAATAAAatcagtgggacccacatgtcagtttcacataaaacataattaaaaatggtggggcccacgtgggccccacatgtcttCCCTTTCTCCCCTCTtatctctatcctctctctcatctctccgGTGGGAGAGGACCATGTGAGGTCCGCCGTGCCGAGGCTCGGGAAGGCCGACGGCGCGCAGGAGGGGCTCTGGGAGCGTGTCCCTGCCGCTCTTTGCCTTCACCGACTTCTTGGACAGCGTCGGCGTTGACGATGATGACGTCCCGTccgccggcgtggcggcgggggGATGCAGCGGGAGGGGGCCCGAGTTGCTGTCATTCGGAAGGCACGCCTGGGAGCTCGCCTCCACCACCAGCCAAATGCACACCACGTGGTCCTTGCCGGCGCTGGCCAGCCAACGGCCATTGGTGCTGAACTTGATGCTCCAGATTGACCCCTCGTGCGCCATGATCTCTTGGCACATGTACAGCCCGGTGAGCTCCTTGCATGACTTGCCGGATTGGTGCGCCTTGAGCCGCTCCGATGACGACGCCGAGGATGACGACGAAgaggtggcgtcggcggcggaggacgtggTCGTAGATGGGGTTGACTTGCTGTTGCCGCTGCTGTCCTTGTCCTGGATGAAGCTGATGGCGACGGACTTGATGTTCTTGAGCCAGCCTACCTTCTTCTTGCCGCCCGACGGCTTCTCGGCCTTGGAAGGCGCGCCGCCGGAGGGTGACGCGAGCTGGCCGCtgtgaggagggaggcggcactTTAAGCCAACGAGGAATCGAGGAGAAAATCTCTTTGCATGCACCTGGCTCAGCGGTTCTGGAACTAGACCTCCAGTTGCCGCGGTCGGAGGTTGAGCTGCTTTGCTAGCGCCACCTTCTGCTTCTgcgccctcgccggcgacctcctccgccgcccgcggcctgccgccgacgccccgccgctccgccggcATGGTCCTGCCGCCGCGAGGACgagggagagccgagagggACTCCCCacaatctttattttttaagttgacatgtgggcccactatttttttattaattttttggtgaaactgacatgtgggtcccacgaagtttattatttttccggatcgaactgccacgtaagcgccacgtcaatcccacatcagatgaagaccaagtcagattagccacgtaggcgccacgtcagccaaaaaccgctgtcaaaaccaccgagggatctCTTATACactggttttgacagttgagggaccTGTTGTATCTAGTTTTCTgattgaaggatgaaaatcggattcgctgacaagttaagggatctcggatgaacttattccttctccTAATAGGGAGATTTATTACGAAGACAAAAGTCCACTTCACATCCATCAACTATAGGTCCAATTTCGACCCAAACCGCAAAACTCGGGTACAGAGTGTCCCTCAACTAAAGCCCCGTTTGGTAGGGCTCCTAACTCCAACTCCTAGCTCCAAACTCCTACTCCAGTTAGAGCTAGCTCCCATTGAAGTTGCAGACCTATCAAAAAGTGTTTGGCAAACTTTTAGCTCCagatctgaaaaaaattgaaaaaaaaaatccccgccGCCAGGCCGCGCGTCGTCGCCAGCCAGCTAgcccccgcgccgctgccgagcccgcgcgccgcctagccctcgcgccgccgccagccggccagcccccgcgccgccgccgccgagcccacgagccgccgccgagcccgtGCGCCGCTGTTGaggccgcgcgtcgccgccaccagccTGCCGGATCTTGTCGGAGAagatgggaggagagagaatgggaggaggaggaggaagagtttAGGGGTTATTCAATGgcatttttgtgtaaatacatcaaaattttaaagggtagtgggtcttttggggtggagtggagctgtggagcagcaaaaacccagctccacccccgtAGTACAAATTTGTGGAGCTGCTCTGCCAACTCCGCTCCAAAAAACAGAGAATTTGTACCGTTTGGCATAGCTCCAGCTctaggtaagttggagttgggagctggagctgtgccaaatagGGTCTAAGTGTAAATTAAGTTTCTTGGTGGTTTTAGGAGGTGGTAGTTTTGGTTGAGGGTGGTGCCACGTGAGTATGTGACATTGACTTGATCATCGTGCAAATATTCATGGGCTGATTCTTATGGGCCGAATCACATAAGCAACGTTTTTCAAACAAAACAATGGTGGTTGGTTGTAACGACTAAGGACGACCTTCCGTCTATTTTGGTCGTTGCAAAGCAAGGTACGTGCGATGGACACGGCGTCCGAGCATCTCGGCGTCTTGGATTGGCTGCTACCCTCCTCCGAAGGTGCAAGGTGCTATAAGAAGAGGAGGGTTGCATGCGTGCTTGGATGCTTGCATTGCCTCCATCCTAGCTAGGTAGCTATATCGTCGTCATTAATTGGAGCTAGCTAGGGAGGCAGCAGGCAGAGCGCAGgggggcggccgggcggcgaggGAACCATGAGCAAAGGTGCTATCATCGGCGCTTCCACCgtgctggtggtggcggtggtggcagcCGTGTGCGTGGTGTCGTtcaagaacggcggcggcggcaaggaggaTGGCGAGCTGTCCACGTCGGTGAAGTCGGTGAAGGCCTTCTGCCAGCCGACGGACTACCAGCAGACGTGCGAGGAGGAGCTGGGGAAGGCCGCCGGCAATGGCGCCAGCTCGCCGACGGACCTGGCCAAGGCCATGTTCGCCGTGACGTCGGAGAAGATCTCCAAGGCCATCAGCGAGTCGTCGACGCTGGAGGAGCTCAAGAACGACAAGCGCACGTCGGGCGCCCTGCAGAACTGCAAGGAGCTGCTGGAGTATGCCGTGGACGACCTCAAGACGTCGTTCGAGAAGCTCGGGGGGTTCGAGATGACCAACTTCCACAAGGCCGTGGACGACCTCCGCACCTGGCTCAGCGCCGCCCTCACCTACCAGGGCACCTGCCTCGACGGCTTCCTCAACAccaccaccgacgccgccgacaaGATGAAAAGCGCCCTCAACAGCTCGCAGGAGCTCACGGAGGacatcctcgccgtcgtcgaccagTTCTCCGCCACGCTCGGCAGCCTCAacatcggccgccgccgcctgctcgcCGACGACGGCATGCCGGTGTGGATGTCGGAGGGCGGGAGGCGGCAGCTGCTGGAGGCGGCGGGGCCCGAGGCCGGGCCCGTGGAGTTCAAGCCGGacgtgacggtggcggcggacgggagcggcgacgTGAAGACGatcggcgaggcggtggcgaaggTGCCCCCGAAGAACAAGGAGCGGTACACCATCTACGTGAAGGCCGGGACGTACAATGAGTACGTGTCGGtggggcggccggcgacgaacgTGAACATGATAGGCGACGGCATCGGGAAGACCATCATCACGGGGAACAAGAACTTCAAGATGAACCTGACGACCAAGGACACGGCGACGATGGAGGCGATCGGGAACGGCTTCTTCATGAGGGGGATCACGGTGGAGAACACGGCGGGGCCGGAGAACCACCAGGCGGTGGCTCTCCGCGCGCAGAGCGACATGGCGGTGTTCTACCAGTGCGAGTTCGACGGGTACCAGGACACGCTGTACCCGCACGCGCAGCGCCAGTTCTTCCGCGACTGCACAGTGTCGGGGACAATCGACTTCATATTCGGGAACTCGCAGGCAAGCAAAATAGTTAGCaactgttgttgttgttgttgttctatATACATactaaaacaaaaacaaaaacacaatGCCGCGTGCAGGTTGTTCTTCAGAACTGCTTGCTCCAGCCTCGTAAGCCGATGGACAACCAGGTGAACATCATAACGGCGCAggggcggcgggagaagaggtcGGCGGGAGGGACGGTGATCCACAACTGCACGGTGGCGCCGCACCCGGACCTGGAGAAGTTCACGGACAAGGTGAAGACGTACCTGGCGCGGCCGTGGAAGGAGTACTCGCGGACCATCTTCGTGCAGAACGAGATCGGGGCGGTGGTGGATCCGGTGGGGTGGCTGGAGTGGAACGGCAACTTCGCCCTGGACACCCTCTACTACGCGGAGGTTGACAACCATGGCCCCGGCGCCGACATGAGCAAGCGCGCCAAGTGGAAGGGCGTCCAGTCCCTCACCTACCAGGACGTCCAGAAGGAGTTCACCGTGGAGGCCTTCATCCAGGGCCAGGAGTTCATCCCCAAGTTCGGCGTCCCTTACATCCCCGGCCTTCTCCCCCAGACGCAGCAGGGCAGGATGCACTAATTTTTCACTCCTGTACTATAACCATCATCGCCCCAGCCCCCAGCCCGGACCTACGTACTACACACTATATATGGATCTTCGATCTCTCACTCACCTGCATCAATTGCCGGCCCCCATTATTTATTTTCATATACATATACTTGTtgttagatatatatatatatatatatatatatatatatatatatatatatatatatatatatatatatatatatatatatatatatatatatatatatatatatatatatatatatatatatatatatatatatatatatatatatatatatatatatatatatatatatatatatatatatatatatatatatatatatatatatatatatatatatatatatatatatatatgcatctcACACATTCCAACTGCAGTCGCCGCGGTTGATTAACTAAATTAGTAGCTCGATCATggaacatgcatatgcatggatCTCGATTGTTTTGGGACTGGATCCAAAATGTATATAATGTATATTCAATCTCTTTGTTACTTTCATTTTGTTTGCTGGCCTAATGTACGTACGTGTTCATCAGCACTtgtttactactactactactattaccTTTAGTTAAGCGATTCTTAATTTACAATTTTATATGCTTACAACCCAGTTTAATATATCACATCGTCATCCACAATCAATTATTATttcttaaaaacaaaaaaaactatataatctataatttaattatattctAAGCTTAACATGTAAGATGACAAATTATAATCCCCACATCATTTTCACTTTTTTAACTTATATTTATCCATTAATTTTACATAATCTTTTCAATTTGATCTAGGTAAATTTGTATTTGTTGCACTTCGGATCACCCCAATTTCCCTTCTGAAAGCACAACAATAACTTTAGGTGCATTGGCACCCACAAGCCGACTATCTTACCTACTTACATGCAAGCTACCCTTTGCTAAAGGAGAGACTAGATAATGTTCGAGAAGATAGGGTTATCCAAagtgaaacaaaaacaaaattagcTAGACTAAAGTGAAAAACTTAGATAAAAGGTGGCCCGTAGTGAAATTTTGATAAT
The window above is part of the Oryza sativa Japonica Group chromosome 7, ASM3414082v1 genome. Proteins encoded here:
- the LOC4344368 gene encoding COBRA-like protein 7 gives rise to the protein MAVFIIANNPLARYAVLFAAAVFLVAAAQAQPTTPPPPPPPEMDCNGILLTYNLDRRDKIRPFVAAPEADAQPYSFRATATVLNSGTRALRSWTLRLTFHHREILVQLDGAVLTSGADLPYNTTADNATSFSGYPQTDLLTPIATAGDLTKIQATLNLVGTLFAGPPPYVPLPSALSLADPSYTCPPAINVSTSTLSTCCILTPEAAANASAGDLDAGRATSYLPRGAGDLVITYDVLQAHETTYLAQVTLENDALLGRLDGWELSWEWLRGEFISSMRGAYPRQVGATDCVYGAQGAFYKGLDFSKVLNCDRKPAVLDLPPSRRGDEDIGGIDHCCRNGTMLPKSVDAAQSKSAFQMEVYKMPPDLNRTKLYAPANFRVSGASPLNPEYACGQPVRVTPTELPDPSGLASTTLALATWQVVCNMTAAPPSKPPSCCVTFSAFYNESVIPCRTCACGCPASPAAACSTTAPSMLLPPYALLMPFERRGREAVWWAGEKRLGVPRPMPCGDSCGVSINWHVATDYAGGWSARATLFNWEGADVAEWFLAVAMEKQAYDGFEQAFTFNATAMGNGTTMILMKGREGFQYLKRESNMSGVDYPVAGKQQSVLLFTKKRSGGGIDVVGGDGFPTRVLFNGHECAMPQRIPSSAHRRCLVLLWTTLLVFMSSILLVLSLL
- the LOC4344369 gene encoding probable pectinesterase/pectinesterase inhibitor 21 codes for the protein MSKGAIIGASTVLVVAVVAAVCVVSFKNGGGGKEDGELSTSVKSVKAFCQPTDYQQTCEEELGKAAGNGASSPTDLAKAMFAVTSEKISKAISESSTLEELKNDKRTSGALQNCKELLEYAVDDLKTSFEKLGGFEMTNFHKAVDDLRTWLSAALTYQGTCLDGFLNTTTDAADKMKSALNSSQELTEDILAVVDQFSATLGSLNIGRRRLLADDGMPVWMSEGGRRQLLEAAGPEAGPVEFKPDVTVAADGSGDVKTIGEAVAKVPPKNKERYTIYVKAGTYNEYVSVGRPATNVNMIGDGIGKTIITGNKNFKMNLTTKDTATMEAIGNGFFMRGITVENTAGPENHQAVALRAQSDMAVFYQCEFDGYQDTLYPHAQRQFFRDCTVSGTIDFIFGNSQVVLQNCLLQPRKPMDNQVNIITAQGRREKRSAGGTVIHNCTVAPHPDLEKFTDKVKTYLARPWKEYSRTIFVQNEIGAVVDPVGWLEWNGNFALDTLYYAEVDNHGPGADMSKRAKWKGVQSLTYQDVQKEFTVEAFIQGQEFIPKFGVPYIPGLLPQTQQGRMH